The Sphingomonas japonica sequence CTTGACGACATCGCCTTCCTTGATCTGCGAATCACTGCCGAAGATCACGACGCCGACATTGTCGGCTTCGAGGTTGAGCGCCATGCCCTGCACGCCGTTGGAGAACTCGACCATCTCGCCCGCCTGGACGTTGTCGAGGCCGTGGATGCGCGCGATGCCGTCGCCGACGCTCAGCACCTGGCCGGTTTCGCTGACTTCGGCCTCGGTGCCGAAATTGGCGATCTGGTCCTTGATGACCTTGGAAATTTCTGCGGCGCGGATATCCATGATTCTAGCCTTCAGCCTTTCATCGCGTGGGCGAGGGTGTTCAAACGGGTCTTGATCGAGCTGTCGATGCGCTGGCTGCCGATCTTGACGACCAGCCCGCCGAGCAGCGAGCGATCGACCGAGAGATCGACCGCGACGTCGCGGCCGACGCGCTGGCGCAGCGCCTGGCGAAGCTCGGCGATCTGATCGTCGCTGAGCGGATGCGCCGAGACGACCTCTGCAGTCATCTCACCGCGATGGCGCGCCGCCAGCTCGCGGTACGAGCGGATGATCGCAGGCAGGTCGCGCAAGCGGCGATTCTGTGCGAGCACGCCGAGAAATTTGCGGGTCGTCGGATCGAGCGACAGCGCCTGTGCGACCGCGTCGACCGCCTTTACCGCATCGCCACGCGCGACGAGCGGGCTGCTGGTCAGCCGGGCAAAATCGTCCGATTCGGCAAGCGCCTCGCGCACGGTGCCGAGGCTCGCCTCGACCGCCTCGATCGAGCGGGCGTCGCGCGCCAGATCGAACAACGCCGTCGCATAGCGGCCGCTCAGGCTCGCCTGGATCCCGCCGGTTGCGGGATTGCCGCTCAAAGTACCGCCGGATGTCTCCACGCGATCGAATTCCTCATTCGGGCACAAATATTGGCCCCATACGAAAAGGGGGGCGCACGCATGGCGTCCCCGATGGGTTGGCGGGCTGCTAGCATCGGTGCACGCATCGCGCAAGCCGAGCGCGCTTCGGTCTTGCAGGCGGCGGGGCGGGCGCTTTATCCTCGCTGCGGGGATTCGATCGAAGGGGGGAAGGCGAATGATCGGGAAGGCTGTCAAGCCGTGGTCGGTTACGATCGCGGCGGCGCTGCTGTGCACTGGAGGGTTTGCGCATGCCGAAAGCGCGGCGGTCACCGCCGGCGCTCCGGCGCCCGCGCGCGAGGTGGCGATGACGCACTCGATCGCGATCGATCGGATCGGGGGCACCGACGGAATGCAGCTGTCGCTCGCGCTCGAACGCCTGCTGGCGCAGCCTGGCGCCAACGGGCAGCCCTATTTCGATCTGCTCGCCGGCCGGCGCGGTGCCGACAGCGCCGACGTCATCCTCGAAGGGGTCGTCACCACCGGCGTCGACGAGGGCCGCGTCAAGCTGACGCGCAACCGCTGCATCGACGAGCAGGACGGCAAGTGCGCCAAGCGCGAGGATGTCGAGCTCGATTGTCGGCGCCGGATCATCGACGTGCGCGCCGACGTCCGCGTGGCGACCGGCGAGGAAGGGCGCGTACTCTATTCCGAGGCCAAGCCGCAGCGCCGCGAGTCGAGCTGGTGCCCCGGCGATGACCGGCCCGCGCCTACCGAGCAGTTGGTGTCGGCGATGATCGAGACGATCGCTGCGCAGATCCACGCCGATCTGGTGCCGCGCGAATCGCA is a genomic window containing:
- a CDS encoding F0F1 ATP synthase subunit delta, encoding METSGGTLSGNPATGGIQASLSGRYATALFDLARDARSIEAVEASLGTVREALAESDDFARLTSSPLVARGDAVKAVDAVAQALSLDPTTRKFLGVLAQNRRLRDLPAIIRSYRELAARHRGEMTAEVVSAHPLSDDQIAELRQALRQRVGRDVAVDLSVDRSLLGGLVVKIGSQRIDSSIKTRLNTLAHAMKG